From Staphylothermus hellenicus DSM 12710, a single genomic window includes:
- a CDS encoding MBL fold metallo-hydrolase: MPIKVYPLAFDSMGVRSQAVLVVVNGYKILIDPGVALAPKRHGLPPTDLELKALDIVRRKIIEVGRKSDIVIVTHYHYDHHPYPNDKEMYEEIFTGKKVFMKAYEDEVTGSARSRGKKFHKNIKDIASEIIVADGNKFRIGKNIILEFSPPVWHGPVGSKVGRVIMVNIRKGRSSFIHSSDAQNLADPDALKWVLEKKPTFIIIDGYPTILMGWRVSKKDFVESIENVKKAITDTPAKTIILDHHIVRDKNFKEKMKEIYELAEKHGKKVLTAAEYMGLENLQLEALRKDIKKGKVKLNEHDIENYYKKLYSKIKI, encoded by the coding sequence TTGCCGATTAAAGTATATCCATTAGCATTTGATTCCATGGGTGTTAGAAGCCAGGCTGTGCTTGTTGTTGTTAATGGTTATAAAATACTGATCGATCCTGGAGTCGCGCTTGCCCCTAAAAGACATGGGTTGCCCCCGACAGATCTGGAGTTGAAAGCATTGGATATTGTAAGGAGGAAAATCATAGAAGTAGGGAGGAAATCCGATATAGTAATTGTCACCCATTACCACTACGATCACCATCCATATCCCAATGATAAGGAAATGTATGAAGAGATCTTTACTGGGAAAAAAGTTTTTATGAAAGCATACGAAGACGAAGTCACTGGTTCAGCTAGGAGTAGAGGCAAAAAATTCCATAAAAACATTAAGGATATTGCTTCAGAAATAATTGTAGCTGATGGCAATAAGTTTAGGATCGGTAAAAACATTATATTAGAGTTTTCACCCCCCGTATGGCATGGACCAGTTGGGAGCAAGGTTGGAAGAGTAATAATGGTTAATATCAGGAAAGGGAGAAGCTCATTTATACATAGCTCCGACGCACAGAACCTAGCAGATCCAGATGCATTAAAATGGGTTCTCGAGAAAAAACCAACATTCATAATAATAGATGGCTACCCCACAATCCTAATGGGATGGAGGGTTTCAAAAAAGGACTTCGTTGAAAGCATAGAAAACGTGAAAAAAGCTATAACTGATACACCGGCTAAAACAATAATCCTCGACCACCACATTGTCAGAGATAAGAATTTCAAGGAAAAAATGAAGGAAATCTATGAATTAGCAGAGAAACACGGAAAAAAAGTATTAACAGCCGCTGAATACATGGGTCTCGAAAATTTACAGCTTGAAGCACTGAGAAAAGATATTAAGAAAGGAAAAGTCAAGCTTAACGAGCATGATATAGAGAATTACTATAAGAAACTATATTCTAAAATAAAGATCTAA
- a CDS encoding type II toxin-antitoxin system VapC family toxin, producing the protein MKIYDTSVLIDYLRRGELVEGAISVITLIEVLRGVPQHKRKRVKELLERIYEVIGIDNDVIMKYCELYTSLKHMGQLIPDADLLIASTSISRNYVLVTKDKDFERLRSLGLKLELH; encoded by the coding sequence GTGAAGATCTATGATACAAGTGTGTTGATAGATTATTTACGTCGGGGAGAACTTGTTGAAGGAGCAATATCGGTTATTACACTTATTGAGGTACTAAGAGGTGTCCCGCAACATAAGAGAAAGCGTGTTAAGGAGCTTCTTGAAAGGATATATGAGGTTATAGGCATAGACAATGATGTAATAATGAAGTACTGCGAACTATATACTTCACTAAAGCATATGGGACAACTCATCCCAGACGCAGACCTACTCATAGCCTCAACATCTATATCAAGAAACTATGTACTAGTTACCAAGGATAAAGATTTTGAAAGACTAAGAAGTTTGGGCCTCAAACTAGAACTACACTAG
- a CDS encoding ornithine carbamoyltransferase produces the protein MSEPWYLGYLEGKHWLTNVDYDIDTIFKVLQAAKELKDMYHKGIRKANWLDGKTLYLLFYNKSLRTRNSFQTGIYQLGGQGIYIAADQVYRPTLPEDMVPYQTEAIRDVSRVLSRYGSGIAIRIYGDAAKWIIGRGHKIIQEFAKWASIPVLNMEDDIYHPFQALADAQAALEALGWPKDLRGKKFVVSYAYSGGLKPLAVPQSVALIAAMLGADVYIAHPPGFELLDNVLAKVKQYAEHWGSEFKVVHDMDEAFEGATFVYPKAWSPKGFFPPFNNVVDKEGAKAYQAKFKDWIVTMERLEKAGKPYYMHCGPADRGQEVTDEVLDSYEKSLYFEEAENRLHAQKAVMAMVMGSKK, from the coding sequence ATGAGTGAACCCTGGTACCTAGGATACCTGGAAGGAAAACATTGGTTAACAAATGTCGACTACGATATAGACACTATATTCAAGGTACTACAAGCAGCGAAAGAGCTAAAGGATATGTATCATAAAGGTATAAGGAAAGCTAACTGGCTAGATGGTAAAACATTATATCTACTATTCTACAACAAGAGCCTCCGCACAAGAAACAGTTTCCAAACAGGAATCTACCAGTTAGGCGGTCAAGGCATCTATATAGCCGCAGACCAAGTATATAGGCCAACACTCCCAGAAGACATGGTGCCATATCAGACAGAAGCAATACGTGATGTATCACGAGTTCTAAGCAGATATGGTAGTGGAATAGCTATACGTATCTATGGAGACGCTGCTAAATGGATTATTGGGCGTGGACACAAGATTATACAGGAATTCGCGAAGTGGGCAAGTATACCAGTGCTCAACATGGAGGACGACATCTATCATCCATTCCAAGCACTAGCTGATGCACAAGCAGCTCTTGAAGCATTAGGATGGCCTAAGGATTTGAGAGGAAAGAAATTCGTTGTCAGCTACGCTTATAGTGGCGGGCTAAAACCATTAGCGGTTCCACAGAGTGTAGCATTAATAGCTGCTATGCTGGGAGCAGACGTATACATTGCTCATCCACCAGGATTTGAATTATTAGATAACGTACTTGCAAAGGTTAAACAATACGCTGAGCACTGGGGAAGCGAGTTCAAAGTAGTACATGATATGGATGAAGCATTCGAAGGAGCAACCTTCGTATATCCAAAGGCTTGGAGCCCGAAAGGGTTCTTCCCACCATTCAACAACGTAGTTGATAAGGAGGGTGCTAAAGCTTATCAAGCAAAGTTCAAGGACTGGATAGTAACCATGGAGAGACTAGAAAAAGCCGGCAAACCCTACTATATGCACTGTGGACCAGCAGACCGTGGACAAGAAGTTACAGATGAAGTACTAGACAGCTATGAGAAAAGCCTATACTTCGAAGAAGCTGAAAACCGTCTGCACGCACAGAAAGCTGTAATGGCAATGGTAATGGGTAGTAAGAAGTAA
- a CDS encoding coiled-coil domain-containing protein: MTYKYPIIPTIIDPGSLTYFDQYREAALIIYLYSVKGKKLSKMIPIYYPLLFIEGYNNRTFIIDYLNNNDFKLKYKIPNTDHIKSITLDPLSTNSLISIRKLLKEYVRGKYSLEEELVLPKVISSRSIIDELVEIVSRCGYDTLSGYEINNTHASIDIDEYIGKVNQFIYRITKTVMDILKMNEDLSYQLFIAINDIKEKYSRIHGRIDRSVNETQELIREKINLLSTEMVSELKSTEHRYRRMISSIEIQIRTIDNEIHRLISEQSMFRDKKRHAELIKELEHQQKRLRGKIKELQKSLRKDLESVKNKYTRMIRSEEKRLDLIESEKDRVSRKAVSLINHLTASLSEIESLSHSLIDKLQSYIRRLEEITIITPKMRSGIYFLRTYLVQDTDNNFEIITPLKIAPSYTGRDVLRTKYYVNTRRYILSKKVFRQIIDLAKNNYSELVKHDLLNRISYEDVKNTLYILSRNYEKLANINLKHIDRIASNSMNKQR; the protein is encoded by the coding sequence ATGACCTATAAATACCCAATAATTCCTACAATAATAGATCCAGGCTCGCTTACCTATTTCGATCAATACAGAGAAGCAGCATTGATTATATATTTATACTCTGTTAAGGGAAAGAAACTCTCAAAGATGATACCCATATATTATCCCTTATTATTTATTGAAGGATACAATAATAGAACATTCATAATAGATTATTTGAACAATAATGATTTTAAGCTCAAATATAAAATTCCTAATACCGACCATATCAAGTCTATTACCCTAGATCCATTAAGCACTAATTCTTTAATCAGTATACGTAAGCTGCTCAAAGAATATGTTCGAGGAAAATATTCTCTAGAAGAAGAACTAGTATTGCCTAAAGTTATATCGAGCCGTTCAATTATTGATGAACTAGTAGAAATAGTGAGTAGGTGCGGATATGATACGCTTAGTGGATATGAAATAAACAATACACATGCCAGCATAGATATAGATGAGTATATTGGTAAAGTAAACCAGTTCATATACCGCATCACTAAAACCGTCATGGATATTTTAAAGATGAACGAGGATCTCTCATATCAATTATTTATTGCCATAAACGATATTAAGGAAAAATACTCCAGAATCCATGGAAGAATAGATAGAAGCGTTAATGAAACACAAGAACTGATTAGAGAAAAAATTAATCTTCTAAGCACAGAAATGGTTTCAGAACTTAAAAGCACAGAGCATAGATACCGGAGAATGATTAGTAGTATAGAAATTCAAATTAGAACCATAGATAATGAGATCCATAGATTAATTAGTGAACAATCAATGTTTAGGGATAAAAAAAGACATGCTGAGCTCATCAAGGAGTTAGAGCATCAACAAAAAAGGCTTCGAGGAAAAATTAAGGAGTTGCAGAAGTCGCTTAGAAAAGATCTGGAATCGGTAAAAAATAAGTATACTAGGATGATCAGATCCGAGGAGAAAAGACTCGATCTAATAGAATCTGAGAAGGATAGGGTTTCTAGAAAAGCTGTTAGTTTAATAAATCATTTAACGGCTTCATTATCAGAGATCGAATCGTTATCGCATAGTTTAATTGATAAGCTCCAATCATATATTAGGAGACTCGAAGAAATAACTATTATTACTCCCAAGATGAGGAGCGGTATATACTTTCTCAGAACATATCTAGTGCAGGACACCGATAATAATTTCGAGATCATAACACCTTTAAAGATTGCTCCTAGCTATACAGGCAGAGATGTGCTAAGGACAAAATATTATGTAAACACTAGAAGATATATTTTGTCTAAAAAAGTATTTAGGCAAATAATTGATCTTGCTAAGAACAATTATAGTGAACTAGTAAAACATGATCTGCTTAATAGGATTTCTTATGAAGATGTTAAGAATACTTTATATATTTTATCGAGGAATTATGAGAAACTAGCAAATATTAATCTCAAACATATAGATAGAATAGCTTCTAATAGTATGAATAAACAGAGATGA